A genomic segment from Vidua macroura isolate BioBank_ID:100142 chromosome Z, ASM2450914v1, whole genome shotgun sequence encodes:
- the C6 gene encoding complement component C6 isoform X3, with amino-acid sequence MFYCWWKIQMDTFAMAMTVPMHLVLLSLVIGSSQGCYCEHYPWGSWSACSHSCNFGTQTRHRQIRMDEYYSQNFCDQLCTKQESRACNQQTCPINCQLGDFGPWSECDPCVKKQFRTRPLLQPSQFGGQACTEPLVDSRPCFPAKLCNIVEVDCKNKFRCESGRCISKTLECNGENDCGDNSDERNCGRKKTVCNRKYESIPGVQLIGSGFHILAGESRGEVLDNSFNGGRCTIMKRNETRKLYRVPANLEAVSFQITDEEDDVTSDFYKDLIPLSDSAYESSSSTRSGKHSSGIPFLFSRKTRVQITSSSSFKKAIEASYEKNSNFIRVHKVISVANFTMKQSDLQLSDIFLKALNHLPLEYNYALYSRIFDDFGTHYYTSGKMGGSYDILYQYSSEELWNSGLSVEESTECVRTETTRRVFFRKKKKVSTRCTTNRMTVTHEGSILESAERSVSLVKGGRSEYAAALAWEKKGAFPGHRVFTDWLESTKDNPVVIDYEVSPIVELVRNVPCAVTKRHHLQRALREHAGTFDPCRCAPCPNNGRPVLSGTECLCLCPAGTYGANCETQAPGYTSVAVDGRWGCWSEWSPCDASFKKRRTRECNNPSPMNGGKPCEGQQEEEEDCYVSVFTDRGAPCINDDEARREDSVLIGEPESGCSRPDPPEYGFIRNEKNQYAVGEDVEIACVSGHSLIGYQYLRCLPDQTWTQQHVECQPSVCLRPPISDSVTISPFKQQYNIGETMKLSCQAGFIVTGHTKYTCGKDLSWIPPILRSITCEKATTQKTSVCYMLFLNRM; translated from the exons ACATTACCCATGGGGGTCGTGGTCTGCCTGCTCACACAGCTGCAATTTTGGGACACAGACCAGGCACAG gCAAATAAGAATGGATGAATATTATAGCCAAAACTTCTGTGACCAGCTGTGCACAAAGCAAGAATCTCGTGCATGTAACCAGCAAACATGTCCTATCAACTGTCAGCTTGGAGACTTTGGCCCTTGGTCAGAATGTGACCCATGTGTTAAAAAACAG TTCCGTACCCGGCCACTCCTGCAACCATCCCAGTTTGGGGGCCAGGCCTGTACTGAGCCACTGGTGGATTCCCGCCCATGTTTCCCAGCTAAGCTCTGCAATATAGTGGAAGTTGACTGCAAGAATAAATTTCGGTGTGAAAGTG GTCGCTGTATTTCAAAAACACTGGAATGTAATGGAGAAAATGACTGTGGGGACAACTCTGATGAAAGAAACTGTGGAAGGAAAAAGACTGTGTGTAACCGAAAGTATGAGAGCATCCCAGGTGTACAATTAATAGGCAGTGG ATTTCATATTCTCGCAGGAGAGAGCCGAGGGGAAGTTCTTGACAACTCATTCAATGGAGGACGATGCACAATAATGAAGCGCAACGAGACAAGGAAATTGTATCGTGTCCCTGCGAATCTGGAGGCTGTCAGCTTTCAG ATAACAGATGAAGAGGATGATGTCACATCAGATTTCTACAAAGATTTAATTCCCCTGAGTGATAGTGCTTATGAAAGTAGTTCATCCACTCGTAGTGGTAAACATTCTTCTGGTATCCCATTTTTATTCTCAAGAAAGACACGGGTCCAGATTACATCATCTTCCTCCTTCAAGAAAGCTATTGAAGCCTCATATGAAAAG AATTCCAACTTTATTAGAGTCCATAAAGTAATTTCTGTTGCAAACTTCACAATGAAACAATCAGATCTGCAGCTATCAGACATCTTTCTAAAAGCACTTAACCACCTGCCCCTGGAGTACAACTATGCTTTATACAGCAGAATATTTGATGACTTTGGCACTCATTACTACACCTCTGGGAAGATGGGTGGTTCCTATGATATTCTTTACCAGTACAGCTCTGAGGAACTGTGGAACTCAG GCCTGTCAGTTGAGGAATCAACAGAGTGTGTCCGAACAGAAACAACCAGGCGTGtgttcttcaggaagaagaagaaagtcaGTACCAGATGCACCACAAACAGGATGACTGTGACACATGAAG GTTCCATTTTGGAGTCAGCTGAACGATCAGTTTCCCTGGTAAAAGGTGGCAGGTCAGAGtatgcagcagctctggcctgGGAGAAAAAGGGGGCTTTTCCAGGACACAGAGTCTTCACAGACTGGCTGGAATCAACAAAGGACAATCCTGTGGTGATTGACTATGAG GTGTCCCCCATTGTGGAGCTGGTGAGGAACGTGCCGTGCGCGGTGACCAAGCGCCACCATCTGCAGAGGGCCCTGAGGGAGCATGCGGGCACATTCGACCCATGCCGGTGTGCCCCGTGCCCCAACAACGGCAGGCCTGTGCTCTCGGGGACAGAGTGcctctgcctgtgcccagctggcacCTACGGCGCCAACTGCGAGACGCAGGCTCCGGGTTACACATCAG TTGCTGTTGATGGGCGATGGGGTTGCTGGTCTGAATGGAGTCCATGCGATGCTTCCTTCAAAAAAAGAAGGACCCGGGAATGCAATAACCCCTCCCCAATGAACGGTGGGAAGCCATGTGAAGGGCagcaggaagaagaggaggactGTTATGTCTCTGTGTTCACAGACAG agGTGCTCCTTGTATAAATGATGATGAAGCCAGGAGAGAAGATAGTGTCTTGATTGGTGAACCTGAGTCTGGATGTTCTAGGCCAGATCCGCCAGAATATGGCTTTATCAGG aatgaaAAGAACCAGTATGCTGTTGGGGAGGACGTTGAAATTGCTTGTGTGAGTGGGCATAGCCTCATTGGCTATCAATACCTTCGGTGTCTGCCAGATCAAACCTGGACACAGCAACATGTTGAGTGCCAAC CCTCAGTATGCCTCAGGCCACCGATATCTGACAGTGTCACAATTTCTCCATTTAAGCAACAGTACAACATTGGTGAAACAATGAAGCTGAGCTGCCAAGCTGGGTTTATAGTCACTGGTCACACAAAGTATACCTGTGGGAAAGACCTGTCCTGGATACCTCCTATTTTGAGGTCTATTACATGTGAAAAAG CCACTACTCAGAAGACATCTGTGTGCTACATGCTGTTTCTGAACAGAATGTAA
- the C6 gene encoding complement component C6 isoform X1 has translation MFYCWWKIQMDTFAMAMTVPMHLVLLSLVIGSSQGCYCEHYPWGSWSACSHSCNFGTQTRHRQIRMDEYYSQNFCDQLCTKQESRACNQQTCPINCQLGDFGPWSECDPCVKKQFRTRPLLQPSQFGGQACTEPLVDSRPCFPAKLCNIVEVDCKNKFRCESGRCISKTLECNGENDCGDNSDERNCGRKKTVCNRKYESIPGVQLIGSGFHILAGESRGEVLDNSFNGGRCTIMKRNETRKLYRVPANLEAVSFQITDEEDDVTSDFYKDLIPLSDSAYESSSSTRSGKHSSGIPFLFSRKTRVQITSSSSFKKAIEASYEKNSNFIRVHKVISVANFTMKQSDLQLSDIFLKALNHLPLEYNYALYSRIFDDFGTHYYTSGKMGGSYDILYQYSSEELWNSGLSVEESTECVRTETTRRVFFRKKKKVSTRCTTNRMTVTHEGSILESAERSVSLVKGGRSEYAAALAWEKKGAFPGHRVFTDWLESTKDNPVVIDYEVSPIVELVRNVPCAVTKRHHLQRALREHAGTFDPCRCAPCPNNGRPVLSGTECLCLCPAGTYGANCETQAPGYTSVAVDGRWGCWSEWSPCDASFKKRRTRECNNPSPMNGGKPCEGQQEEEEDCYVSVFTDRGAPCINDDEARREDSVLIGEPESGCSRPDPPEYGFIRNEKNQYAVGEDVEIACVSGHSLIGYQYLRCLPDQTWTQQHVECQPSVCLRPPISDSVTISPFKQQYNIGETMKLSCQAGFIVTGHTKYTCGKDLSWIPPILRSITCEKDMLTKIKGICSLGKKQVGSQCVCMSPEEDCGHYSEDICVLHAVSEQNVTKPSCQYSAEMCLGVQSFHFLHAGPCHGNSNLDWAIERAKLSTNSLKKVPCGYDICYDWEDCQETQTQCFCLMPHQCPKGEIHPHCIQMETTGRRRTVSHCMLAAMKCAGIKLQVLEQGSCLP, from the exons ACATTACCCATGGGGGTCGTGGTCTGCCTGCTCACACAGCTGCAATTTTGGGACACAGACCAGGCACAG gCAAATAAGAATGGATGAATATTATAGCCAAAACTTCTGTGACCAGCTGTGCACAAAGCAAGAATCTCGTGCATGTAACCAGCAAACATGTCCTATCAACTGTCAGCTTGGAGACTTTGGCCCTTGGTCAGAATGTGACCCATGTGTTAAAAAACAG TTCCGTACCCGGCCACTCCTGCAACCATCCCAGTTTGGGGGCCAGGCCTGTACTGAGCCACTGGTGGATTCCCGCCCATGTTTCCCAGCTAAGCTCTGCAATATAGTGGAAGTTGACTGCAAGAATAAATTTCGGTGTGAAAGTG GTCGCTGTATTTCAAAAACACTGGAATGTAATGGAGAAAATGACTGTGGGGACAACTCTGATGAAAGAAACTGTGGAAGGAAAAAGACTGTGTGTAACCGAAAGTATGAGAGCATCCCAGGTGTACAATTAATAGGCAGTGG ATTTCATATTCTCGCAGGAGAGAGCCGAGGGGAAGTTCTTGACAACTCATTCAATGGAGGACGATGCACAATAATGAAGCGCAACGAGACAAGGAAATTGTATCGTGTCCCTGCGAATCTGGAGGCTGTCAGCTTTCAG ATAACAGATGAAGAGGATGATGTCACATCAGATTTCTACAAAGATTTAATTCCCCTGAGTGATAGTGCTTATGAAAGTAGTTCATCCACTCGTAGTGGTAAACATTCTTCTGGTATCCCATTTTTATTCTCAAGAAAGACACGGGTCCAGATTACATCATCTTCCTCCTTCAAGAAAGCTATTGAAGCCTCATATGAAAAG AATTCCAACTTTATTAGAGTCCATAAAGTAATTTCTGTTGCAAACTTCACAATGAAACAATCAGATCTGCAGCTATCAGACATCTTTCTAAAAGCACTTAACCACCTGCCCCTGGAGTACAACTATGCTTTATACAGCAGAATATTTGATGACTTTGGCACTCATTACTACACCTCTGGGAAGATGGGTGGTTCCTATGATATTCTTTACCAGTACAGCTCTGAGGAACTGTGGAACTCAG GCCTGTCAGTTGAGGAATCAACAGAGTGTGTCCGAACAGAAACAACCAGGCGTGtgttcttcaggaagaagaagaaagtcaGTACCAGATGCACCACAAACAGGATGACTGTGACACATGAAG GTTCCATTTTGGAGTCAGCTGAACGATCAGTTTCCCTGGTAAAAGGTGGCAGGTCAGAGtatgcagcagctctggcctgGGAGAAAAAGGGGGCTTTTCCAGGACACAGAGTCTTCACAGACTGGCTGGAATCAACAAAGGACAATCCTGTGGTGATTGACTATGAG GTGTCCCCCATTGTGGAGCTGGTGAGGAACGTGCCGTGCGCGGTGACCAAGCGCCACCATCTGCAGAGGGCCCTGAGGGAGCATGCGGGCACATTCGACCCATGCCGGTGTGCCCCGTGCCCCAACAACGGCAGGCCTGTGCTCTCGGGGACAGAGTGcctctgcctgtgcccagctggcacCTACGGCGCCAACTGCGAGACGCAGGCTCCGGGTTACACATCAG TTGCTGTTGATGGGCGATGGGGTTGCTGGTCTGAATGGAGTCCATGCGATGCTTCCTTCAAAAAAAGAAGGACCCGGGAATGCAATAACCCCTCCCCAATGAACGGTGGGAAGCCATGTGAAGGGCagcaggaagaagaggaggactGTTATGTCTCTGTGTTCACAGACAG agGTGCTCCTTGTATAAATGATGATGAAGCCAGGAGAGAAGATAGTGTCTTGATTGGTGAACCTGAGTCTGGATGTTCTAGGCCAGATCCGCCAGAATATGGCTTTATCAGG aatgaaAAGAACCAGTATGCTGTTGGGGAGGACGTTGAAATTGCTTGTGTGAGTGGGCATAGCCTCATTGGCTATCAATACCTTCGGTGTCTGCCAGATCAAACCTGGACACAGCAACATGTTGAGTGCCAAC CCTCAGTATGCCTCAGGCCACCGATATCTGACAGTGTCACAATTTCTCCATTTAAGCAACAGTACAACATTGGTGAAACAATGAAGCTGAGCTGCCAAGCTGGGTTTATAGTCACTGGTCACACAAAGTATACCTGTGGGAAAGACCTGTCCTGGATACCTCCTATTTTGAGGTCTATTACATGTGAAAAAG ATATGCTAACCAAAATTAAAGGTATTTGCAGTCTAGGAAAAAAGCAGGTTGGATCTCAGTGTGTTTGTATGTCTCCAGAAGAAGACTGTGG CCACTACTCAGAAGACATCTGTGTGCTACATGCTGTTTCTGAACAGAATGTAACCAAGCCCAGCTGTCAGTACTCAGCTGAAATGTGCCTTGGAGTGCAGTCATTTCATTTCTTGCATGCTGGCCCTTGCCATGGTAATTCCAACCTAGACTGGGCTATTGAGAGGGCAAAGCTCTCTACAAATAGCTTGAAGAAAGTGCCCTGTGGCTATGACATCTGCTATGACTGGGAGGATTGTCAAG AGACACAGACCCAGTGCTTTTGCCTGATGCCTCACCAGTGCCCCAAAGGAGAGATCCACCCTCACTGCATCCAAATGGAGAcgacagggaggaggaggacagtCAGTCATTGCATGCTGGCAGCCATGAAGTGTGCTGGCATCAAActgcaggtgctggagcaggggagctGCCTACCATAA
- the C6 gene encoding complement component C6 isoform X2, giving the protein MFYCWWKIQMDTFAMAMTVPMHLVLLSLVIGSSQGCYCEHYPWGSWSACSHSCNFGTQTRHRQIRMDEYYSQNFCDQLCTKQESRACNQQTCPINCQLGDFGPWSECDPCVKKQFRTRPLLQPSQFGGQACTEPLVDSRPCFPAKLCNIVEVDCKNKFRCESGRCISKTLECNGENDCGDNSDERNCGRKKTVCNRKYESIPGESRGEVLDNSFNGGRCTIMKRNETRKLYRVPANLEAVSFQITDEEDDVTSDFYKDLIPLSDSAYESSSSTRSGKHSSGIPFLFSRKTRVQITSSSSFKKAIEASYEKNSNFIRVHKVISVANFTMKQSDLQLSDIFLKALNHLPLEYNYALYSRIFDDFGTHYYTSGKMGGSYDILYQYSSEELWNSGLSVEESTECVRTETTRRVFFRKKKKVSTRCTTNRMTVTHEGSILESAERSVSLVKGGRSEYAAALAWEKKGAFPGHRVFTDWLESTKDNPVVIDYEVSPIVELVRNVPCAVTKRHHLQRALREHAGTFDPCRCAPCPNNGRPVLSGTECLCLCPAGTYGANCETQAPGYTSVAVDGRWGCWSEWSPCDASFKKRRTRECNNPSPMNGGKPCEGQQEEEEDCYVSVFTDRGAPCINDDEARREDSVLIGEPESGCSRPDPPEYGFIRNEKNQYAVGEDVEIACVSGHSLIGYQYLRCLPDQTWTQQHVECQPSVCLRPPISDSVTISPFKQQYNIGETMKLSCQAGFIVTGHTKYTCGKDLSWIPPILRSITCEKDMLTKIKGICSLGKKQVGSQCVCMSPEEDCGHYSEDICVLHAVSEQNVTKPSCQYSAEMCLGVQSFHFLHAGPCHGNSNLDWAIERAKLSTNSLKKVPCGYDICYDWEDCQETQTQCFCLMPHQCPKGEIHPHCIQMETTGRRRTVSHCMLAAMKCAGIKLQVLEQGSCLP; this is encoded by the exons ACATTACCCATGGGGGTCGTGGTCTGCCTGCTCACACAGCTGCAATTTTGGGACACAGACCAGGCACAG gCAAATAAGAATGGATGAATATTATAGCCAAAACTTCTGTGACCAGCTGTGCACAAAGCAAGAATCTCGTGCATGTAACCAGCAAACATGTCCTATCAACTGTCAGCTTGGAGACTTTGGCCCTTGGTCAGAATGTGACCCATGTGTTAAAAAACAG TTCCGTACCCGGCCACTCCTGCAACCATCCCAGTTTGGGGGCCAGGCCTGTACTGAGCCACTGGTGGATTCCCGCCCATGTTTCCCAGCTAAGCTCTGCAATATAGTGGAAGTTGACTGCAAGAATAAATTTCGGTGTGAAAGTG GTCGCTGTATTTCAAAAACACTGGAATGTAATGGAGAAAATGACTGTGGGGACAACTCTGATGAAAGAAACTGTGGAAGGAAAAAGACTGTGTGTAACCGAAAGTATGAGAGCATCCCAG GAGAGAGCCGAGGGGAAGTTCTTGACAACTCATTCAATGGAGGACGATGCACAATAATGAAGCGCAACGAGACAAGGAAATTGTATCGTGTCCCTGCGAATCTGGAGGCTGTCAGCTTTCAG ATAACAGATGAAGAGGATGATGTCACATCAGATTTCTACAAAGATTTAATTCCCCTGAGTGATAGTGCTTATGAAAGTAGTTCATCCACTCGTAGTGGTAAACATTCTTCTGGTATCCCATTTTTATTCTCAAGAAAGACACGGGTCCAGATTACATCATCTTCCTCCTTCAAGAAAGCTATTGAAGCCTCATATGAAAAG AATTCCAACTTTATTAGAGTCCATAAAGTAATTTCTGTTGCAAACTTCACAATGAAACAATCAGATCTGCAGCTATCAGACATCTTTCTAAAAGCACTTAACCACCTGCCCCTGGAGTACAACTATGCTTTATACAGCAGAATATTTGATGACTTTGGCACTCATTACTACACCTCTGGGAAGATGGGTGGTTCCTATGATATTCTTTACCAGTACAGCTCTGAGGAACTGTGGAACTCAG GCCTGTCAGTTGAGGAATCAACAGAGTGTGTCCGAACAGAAACAACCAGGCGTGtgttcttcaggaagaagaagaaagtcaGTACCAGATGCACCACAAACAGGATGACTGTGACACATGAAG GTTCCATTTTGGAGTCAGCTGAACGATCAGTTTCCCTGGTAAAAGGTGGCAGGTCAGAGtatgcagcagctctggcctgGGAGAAAAAGGGGGCTTTTCCAGGACACAGAGTCTTCACAGACTGGCTGGAATCAACAAAGGACAATCCTGTGGTGATTGACTATGAG GTGTCCCCCATTGTGGAGCTGGTGAGGAACGTGCCGTGCGCGGTGACCAAGCGCCACCATCTGCAGAGGGCCCTGAGGGAGCATGCGGGCACATTCGACCCATGCCGGTGTGCCCCGTGCCCCAACAACGGCAGGCCTGTGCTCTCGGGGACAGAGTGcctctgcctgtgcccagctggcacCTACGGCGCCAACTGCGAGACGCAGGCTCCGGGTTACACATCAG TTGCTGTTGATGGGCGATGGGGTTGCTGGTCTGAATGGAGTCCATGCGATGCTTCCTTCAAAAAAAGAAGGACCCGGGAATGCAATAACCCCTCCCCAATGAACGGTGGGAAGCCATGTGAAGGGCagcaggaagaagaggaggactGTTATGTCTCTGTGTTCACAGACAG agGTGCTCCTTGTATAAATGATGATGAAGCCAGGAGAGAAGATAGTGTCTTGATTGGTGAACCTGAGTCTGGATGTTCTAGGCCAGATCCGCCAGAATATGGCTTTATCAGG aatgaaAAGAACCAGTATGCTGTTGGGGAGGACGTTGAAATTGCTTGTGTGAGTGGGCATAGCCTCATTGGCTATCAATACCTTCGGTGTCTGCCAGATCAAACCTGGACACAGCAACATGTTGAGTGCCAAC CCTCAGTATGCCTCAGGCCACCGATATCTGACAGTGTCACAATTTCTCCATTTAAGCAACAGTACAACATTGGTGAAACAATGAAGCTGAGCTGCCAAGCTGGGTTTATAGTCACTGGTCACACAAAGTATACCTGTGGGAAAGACCTGTCCTGGATACCTCCTATTTTGAGGTCTATTACATGTGAAAAAG ATATGCTAACCAAAATTAAAGGTATTTGCAGTCTAGGAAAAAAGCAGGTTGGATCTCAGTGTGTTTGTATGTCTCCAGAAGAAGACTGTGG CCACTACTCAGAAGACATCTGTGTGCTACATGCTGTTTCTGAACAGAATGTAACCAAGCCCAGCTGTCAGTACTCAGCTGAAATGTGCCTTGGAGTGCAGTCATTTCATTTCTTGCATGCTGGCCCTTGCCATGGTAATTCCAACCTAGACTGGGCTATTGAGAGGGCAAAGCTCTCTACAAATAGCTTGAAGAAAGTGCCCTGTGGCTATGACATCTGCTATGACTGGGAGGATTGTCAAG AGACACAGACCCAGTGCTTTTGCCTGATGCCTCACCAGTGCCCCAAAGGAGAGATCCACCCTCACTGCATCCAAATGGAGAcgacagggaggaggaggacagtCAGTCATTGCATGCTGGCAGCCATGAAGTGTGCTGGCATCAAActgcaggtgctggagcaggggagctGCCTACCATAA